The sequence GGAGGCCTAAAGAAAGAGCAGTTGCAAGAATGTTCTGCGATATATTTGAACCTGATGGTTCTCCTTATAAAGGTGACCCTAGATATGTCCTCAAAACAAATCTTGAAAAAGCTCTACAAAAAGGTTTTACATTTTATATAGGTCCTGAACTCGAATATTTTTATTTTAAGTCCGATAAAGCAACGGAAACACTTGATGAGGGAGGTTATTTTGATTATCCTCTTGATGCAGCAGAAGATTTACGTAGAGATACAATACTCGCACTTGAATCAATGGGAATCAAAGTAGAATATTCACATCATGAAGTTGCCCATTCACAGCACGAAATAGATTTACGTTATGAAGATGCGCTGACAATGGCTGATATTGTAATAACACATAGGATAATCGTTAAAGAGATTGCCAAGCAGTATAATGTTTATGCTACATTTATGCCAAAACCTATATTTGGTCAAAATGGAAGCGGTATGCATACCCATCAATCCCTTTTCAAAGATAATCAGAATGCCTTTTTTGATCCCAAAGATCAATACTTTTTGTCTGATATAGCAAAAAAATACATAGCCGGGCTACTGACTCATATTAAAGAGATAACTTTAGTCCTGAACCAATGGGTAAATTCGTACAAAAGGCTTGTGCCGGGTTTTGAGGCTCCTGTTTATATATGCTGGGCACGTAGAAACAGATCCACCCTTGTTCGCGTTCCTCTTTACAAACCAGGAAAAGAAAAGGCAACTCGTCTTGAACTTCGTTCACCTGACCCTGCCTGTAATCCTTATCTTGCATTCGCTTGTATGCTAAATGCCGGACTAAAAGGTGTCGAAAAGGGTTATATTCTGCCTGAACCTATTGAGACAGATGTTTATCACCTATCTGAAGAAGAACGGAAAAAGCTTAACATAGATACATTACCGGGTAGTCTAAATAGAGCCATAGAATATGCTGAAGAAAGCGATTTACTGAGAGAAACTCTCGGTGATCACATATTTGAACAATTTATAATTAGTAAAAAAGTAGAATGGGATGACTATCGAATAAAAATTCATC comes from Nitrospirota bacterium and encodes:
- a CDS encoding glutamine synthetase — its product is MEKVKVKGVVKKPRDKKDVMELVKKHNVKFIRLWFTDIHGQLKSFAVPVEELEFAFNEGMGFDGSSIKGFARIDESDMIARPDPKTFVILPWRPKERAVARMFCDIFEPDGSPYKGDPRYVLKTNLEKALQKGFTFYIGPELEYFYFKSDKATETLDEGGYFDYPLDAAEDLRRDTILALESMGIKVEYSHHEVAHSQHEIDLRYEDALTMADIVITHRIIVKEIAKQYNVYATFMPKPIFGQNGSGMHTHQSLFKDNQNAFFDPKDQYFLSDIAKKYIAGLLTHIKEITLVLNQWVNSYKRLVPGFEAPVYICWARRNRSTLVRVPLYKPGKEKATRLELRSPDPACNPYLAFACMLNAGLKGVEKGYILPEPIETDVYHLSEEERKKLNIDTLPGSLNRAIEYAEESDLLRETLGDHIFEQFIISKKVEWDDYRIKIHPYEIEKYLPIL